Proteins encoded in a region of the Inquilinus sp. KBS0705 genome:
- a CDS encoding fumarylacetoacetate hydrolase family protein has translation MKLVSYKTEDREHLGIYINGHIYNLNSCDKLIPDNMNEFLWGGDELMEHAHKVNAAIKSGQTQAKEELFYELIAPVPHPASCRDGYAFRQHVAAARRNRKVDMIAEFDQYPIFYFTNHNAIQGPGEIECMPDHFQKLDFELEVAIVINKKGRNITAAEADGYIAGYMIMNDMSARTLQMEEMLLNLGPAKGKDFSTVIGPWLVTPDELEKYKTEPKAGHTGNAYNLEMKCVVNGKQVSLGNMADMDWTFAEIIERCAYGCDILPGDVIGSGTVGTGCFLELNGTGLLNDPNYQPQWLQDGDLVEMEITGLGMLGNIIKKSNSNFSILGLKK, from the coding sequence ATGAAATTAGTATCCTACAAAACCGAAGACCGGGAGCATTTGGGCATCTATATAAACGGCCACATCTATAATTTAAACTCCTGCGACAAACTGATACCCGATAATATGAACGAGTTTTTATGGGGCGGCGATGAGCTAATGGAGCATGCACATAAGGTTAACGCGGCCATTAAATCGGGGCAGACGCAGGCCAAAGAGGAATTGTTTTATGAGTTGATAGCGCCGGTGCCGCATCCTGCATCGTGCAGGGACGGATACGCCTTTAGGCAGCACGTGGCGGCTGCCCGCCGCAACCGTAAGGTGGATATGATAGCCGAGTTTGACCAGTACCCTATATTTTACTTTACCAACCACAACGCCATACAAGGCCCCGGCGAAATTGAATGCATGCCCGACCATTTTCAGAAACTTGATTTTGAACTGGAAGTAGCCATAGTAATTAACAAAAAGGGCCGTAACATTACCGCTGCAGAGGCCGATGGCTACATAGCCGGGTACATGATAATGAACGACATGAGCGCGCGCACCCTGCAAATGGAAGAAATGCTGCTGAACCTTGGCCCTGCCAAAGGAAAGGATTTTTCGACCGTGATAGGTCCATGGTTGGTAACACCCGATGAGTTGGAAAAATACAAAACGGAGCCCAAAGCGGGACATACCGGCAATGCCTATAATTTAGAAATGAAATGCGTGGTGAATGGCAAACAGGTTAGCCTGGGCAATATGGCCGATATGGACTGGACCTTTGCCGAGATAATTGAACGCTGCGCTTATGGCTGCGATATACTGCCGGGCGATGTAATAGGATCTGGCACAGTAGGTACCGGCTGCTTTTTAGAGCTTAACGGCACAGGTTTACTAAACGACCCTAACTATCAGCCCCAATGGCTGCAAGATGGCGACCTGGTAGAAATGGAAATAACCGGGCTGGGTATGTTAGGGAACATCATCAAAAAGAGCAATAGTAATTTTTCGATATTGGGATTAAAAAAATAG
- a CDS encoding tryptophan-rich sensory protein, protein MKAATLNNKFQIFPFLISLFITFCIGGVASVVTRPQIASWYITLTKPTYNPPNWAFPIAWSILYFLIGTAAYMVWKRRNNSTTYATARIIYFVQLLLNFSWSIVFFGMHQIFAALCIIIMLLVVIILNIAWFGRFSKPAAWLLVPYILWVGFASLLNLSIYILNK, encoded by the coding sequence ATGAAAGCCGCTACGTTAAATAATAAGTTTCAGATATTTCCCTTTTTAATTAGCCTGTTTATCACCTTTTGCATCGGTGGCGTTGCATCGGTAGTTACCCGCCCGCAAATAGCAAGCTGGTACATTACTTTAACCAAGCCAACTTACAACCCACCTAATTGGGCGTTCCCGATTGCGTGGTCTATCCTTTATTTTTTAATAGGTACAGCCGCCTACATGGTATGGAAAAGGCGCAATAACAGCACTACCTACGCCACTGCCCGGATAATTTATTTTGTGCAGCTATTGCTTAATTTTTCATGGTCGATAGTATTTTTTGGTATGCACCAAATATTTGCCGCGCTATGTATTATTATTATGCTGCTGGTGGTTATTATATTAAACATTGCCTGGTTTGGACGCTTTAGCAAACCCGCCGCTTGGCTATTGGTACCTTATATTTTGTGGGTAGGCTTTGCCAGCCTGTTAAACCTTAGTATATATATCTTAAACAAGTGA
- a CDS encoding homogentisate 1,2-dioxygenase, with product MPIYHTLGSIPPKRHTQFRKPDGTLYAEELVSTEGFSSLYSLVYHAYPPTIVKALGEPYSVEPKIAREKHLKHTSLIGFNIEPADDYLQSRKPVLVNSDLHISLAAPRKSMTDYFYKNSQADEVIFIHVGSGTLKTGFGKIKFQYGDYLVVPRGTIYQLEFDTPDNRLFIIESFSPIRSPKRYRNQYGQLMEHSPYCERDIKRPTDLETHDEKGDFKILIKKQGLIYPYTYGTHPFDFIGWDGFHYPWAFSIHDFEPITGRLHQPPPVHQTFEGNNFVICSFVPRKFDYHPLSIPAPYNHSNVDSDEVLYYVDGDFMSRKSVVKGQITLHPGGIPHGPAPGSVEKSIGKEATDELAVMIDPFRPLMLTEDAIRIEDENYYKSWVV from the coding sequence ATGCCTATTTACCATACTTTAGGGTCCATCCCGCCGAAACGGCATACGCAATTCCGTAAGCCCGATGGCACTTTATATGCCGAAGAACTGGTATCAACCGAGGGTTTTAGCAGCTTGTATTCGCTGGTTTACCATGCCTACCCGCCTACTATTGTAAAGGCGCTGGGCGAACCATACTCCGTTGAACCAAAAATTGCCCGCGAAAAACACCTTAAACATACCAGCCTGATAGGTTTTAATATTGAACCTGCCGACGATTACCTGCAAAGCCGCAAACCCGTGCTGGTAAACAGCGATCTGCATATATCCCTTGCCGCGCCACGCAAAAGCATGACCGACTATTTTTATAAGAACAGCCAGGCCGACGAGGTGATATTTATACATGTTGGCTCGGGTACTTTAAAAACGGGGTTTGGCAAAATAAAATTCCAATATGGCGATTACCTGGTGGTACCCCGCGGTACTATTTATCAGTTAGAATTTGATACGCCGGATAACCGCCTGTTCATCATCGAAAGCTTTAGTCCTATCCGCTCGCCAAAGCGTTACCGCAACCAGTACGGGCAATTAATGGAGCATTCGCCCTATTGCGAACGTGATATTAAGCGGCCTACCGACCTGGAAACGCACGACGAAAAAGGAGATTTTAAGATCCTGATAAAAAAGCAGGGCCTTATTTATCCATACACCTACGGAACCCACCCTTTTGATTTTATTGGCTGGGATGGCTTCCACTACCCCTGGGCTTTTTCTATTCACGATTTTGAACCTATAACAGGCCGTCTGCACCAACCGCCGCCGGTACACCAAACTTTTGAGGGGAACAACTTTGTTATCTGCTCGTTTGTGCCACGCAAGTTCGATTATCACCCTTTGTCTATCCCGGCGCCATATAACCATAGCAATGTAGATAGCGACGAGGTGCTGTATTATGTTGATGGCGATTTTATGAGCCGTAAAAGCGTAGTAAAAGGGCAAATAACCCTGCACCCGGGCGGCATACCGCACGGCCCTGCGCCGGGTTCGGTCGAAAAATCTATCGGCAAAGAAGCTACCGACGAACTGGCTGTGATGATAGACCCCTTTCGCCCGCTGATGCTAACGGAAGACGCGATAAGAATTGAAGACGAAAATTATTATAAAAGCTGGGTGGTATAG
- a CDS encoding RNA methyltransferase: protein MLSKSQISLLTSLQHKKFRREHGLFLVEGYKSITEFIDSGYRVHTIYHTADIAPKLLKLSQKINSFEISLNELQKISALKNPAGAIAAVYIPQWPQLSHTDLKNKFTLVLDGVQDPGNMGTIIRTADWFGIKNIICSADTVDVYNPKVVQATMGSLARVNIIYTELDDFISHMNLPVYGALLNGDNLYKTNFGTEGLIVMGNEGNGISPQIQQLITNKITIPRIGGAESLNVAIATAIFCSEAAGKSFK from the coding sequence ATGCTTTCAAAATCACAGATCAGTTTACTAACGTCTTTACAACATAAAAAGTTTCGACGGGAGCATGGTTTATTCCTGGTAGAAGGGTATAAATCGATAACCGAGTTTATTGACTCGGGCTATCGGGTGCATACCATTTACCATACTGCCGACATTGCCCCAAAATTGCTTAAATTATCCCAAAAAATAAACTCATTCGAGATTTCGTTAAACGAACTGCAAAAAATAAGTGCTTTAAAAAACCCGGCGGGGGCTATTGCAGCCGTTTATATACCCCAGTGGCCCCAATTAAGCCATACCGACCTGAAAAATAAATTTACACTGGTACTTGATGGTGTGCAAGATCCGGGCAATATGGGCACTATTATACGTACTGCCGATTGGTTTGGTATCAAAAACATCATCTGTTCGGCAGATACGGTTGATGTTTATAACCCAAAAGTGGTGCAGGCCACTATGGGATCGTTGGCAAGGGTAAACATTATTTATACCGAACTGGACGATTTTATATCGCACATGAATTTGCCGGTGTATGGCGCCCTGTTAAACGGCGATAACCTGTACAAAACCAATTTTGGCACTGAGGGGTTGATAGTTATGGGCAACGAGGGCAATGGCATAAGCCCGCAAATACAGCAATTAATTACCAATAAAATAACCATACCCCGCATAGGCGGCGCCGAATCGTTGAATGTGGCTATAGCTAC
- a CDS encoding BamA/TamA family outer membrane protein has translation MKAYIKPGHFRLAILSILTGIIIAGCSVTRGLKDNQAIVRKITLKGIDKEFEEAAVNYVDKEQQPNNWLNLQFYYLFSKNGKRNIGEAPAILDSNLVEYSRVQMQKFLQNKGYLKAKIADSIIVKKKKAQLIFTATEGPLFKIRSFKDSIYDPKVKALYQSTRKTFSHVNPGGRYDTDSLAYDRDAFYQVMKRNGYFDFYRQYINYTPDSSFNKSIVDVTMIIDNPVDKSEHPIYTINNTLITIARSNGRTTGKADTIQVDSQFRYVDFSGRFKPRTVTDYIFQKKGQIYNIDYQTLTTSRLSELNVFRNVPNPTYEKLPDSTNRLNTKIDIIPLKKMTDRVEAEFLFNGGRYGYNLGNTFTNRNVFKQSAILQVKLNWSILFDSGRAAGDNKGIQNQDFKVGVNLIYPRLLLPFQFPNLAKFGVPHTTFSSSYQLFYQKGLVERKSIINSITYDFFETYRKQHSITPISIEFSSGVLDPVARDTLLARNRYSYVYLIGRTTFNASSQYTFQYNANELNSYRNFIYFRGNLDLGGNTLSLLSKAFNTSRDTLGQRKFFGYTFAQYVKTEVDYRIYTTLGGERQFVFRLNPGIGIPYGNSNQLIFEKNFYAGGANDMRAWLPRTLGPGQFNRATAYGDDVTTRGRLKYLDQFGEIKIVANAEYRYKLADNFFGSKLKGAFFMDMGNIWRLHKEVDNPNGEFKLNNLWQSTAIGIGTGLRFDLSFFVFRLDAAFKFKDPQFSGSDQWVIFKHANELFRSGDFKREYLRANSTGVDSKGNIVGDSYNFMQLNFGIGLPF, from the coding sequence TTGAAAGCATATATAAAGCCCGGGCATTTCCGTCTTGCAATATTAAGTATTCTTACGGGTATTATTATTGCCGGATGCAGTGTTACGCGCGGACTTAAGGATAACCAGGCCATTGTAAGAAAAATTACCTTAAAAGGCATTGATAAGGAATTTGAAGAAGCCGCGGTGAACTATGTTGATAAAGAACAACAGCCCAACAACTGGTTAAACCTGCAATTTTACTACCTGTTTAGCAAAAATGGTAAGCGCAATATTGGCGAGGCCCCTGCTATTTTAGATAGTAACCTGGTGGAGTACTCGCGTGTGCAAATGCAAAAATTTTTGCAGAACAAAGGTTATCTAAAAGCAAAAATTGCCGATTCTATCATCGTAAAAAAGAAAAAAGCACAATTGATATTTACGGCCACCGAAGGGCCATTATTTAAAATACGCAGCTTTAAAGACAGTATTTACGACCCTAAGGTAAAGGCCCTTTACCAATCTACCCGTAAAACATTTTCGCATGTTAACCCCGGCGGGCGTTATGATACCGATAGCCTTGCGTATGACCGTGATGCCTTTTACCAGGTAATGAAGCGTAATGGTTATTTTGATTTTTACCGCCAATACATCAATTACACGCCCGATTCGAGCTTTAACAAAAGTATTGTGGATGTAACCATGATAATTGATAACCCTGTCGATAAATCAGAGCATCCTATTTATACTATTAACAATACATTGATTACCATAGCGCGCAGTAATGGACGCACTACAGGCAAAGCCGATACGATACAGGTAGATTCGCAATTCAGGTATGTTGATTTTTCGGGCCGATTTAAGCCACGCACGGTTACCGATTACATTTTTCAGAAAAAGGGGCAGATATACAATATCGATTATCAAACACTTACAACATCGCGCTTATCGGAGTTAAACGTTTTTAGGAACGTACCCAACCCCACTTACGAGAAACTGCCCGATAGTACCAACCGCTTAAATACCAAAATTGACATTATCCCGCTTAAAAAAATGACAGACCGGGTTGAGGCCGAGTTTTTATTTAATGGCGGGCGCTACGGCTATAACCTGGGCAATACTTTTACTAACCGTAATGTGTTTAAGCAATCGGCCATATTACAAGTTAAGCTAAATTGGAGTATTTTATTTGACAGCGGCCGTGCAGCCGGCGATAATAAGGGCATCCAAAATCAGGATTTTAAAGTAGGGGTGAATTTAATATACCCGCGCTTGTTATTACCTTTTCAATTCCCCAACCTGGCTAAATTTGGTGTGCCGCATACCACGTTCTCATCAAGCTACCAGTTATTTTATCAAAAGGGCCTGGTGGAGCGCAAGAGTATAATTAACTCCATCACCTACGACTTTTTTGAAACCTACCGCAAGCAGCACTCTATTACACCAATCAGTATCGAGTTCTCCAGCGGGGTGCTTGACCCGGTTGCCAGAGATACGCTGTTAGCCCGTAACCGGTATTCGTACGTTTACCTTATTGGCCGTACTACGTTTAATGCCAGTAGCCAATACACGTTTCAGTATAACGCCAACGAGTTAAACTCGTATAGAAACTTTATCTATTTCCGTGGTAACCTTGATCTGGGCGGCAATACGCTAAGCTTATTAAGCAAAGCATTTAACACATCCAGGGATACACTGGGCCAGCGTAAGTTTTTTGGTTACACTTTTGCCCAGTATGTTAAAACCGAGGTTGATTACCGCATTTATACCACTTTAGGTGGCGAACGTCAGTTTGTATTCAGGCTAAACCCCGGCATTGGCATACCCTATGGTAACAGCAACCAGTTAATTTTCGAGAAGAATTTTTATGCTGGCGGCGCTAATGATATGCGTGCCTGGTTACCGCGTACCCTGGGCCCGGGCCAGTTTAACCGTGCTACTGCTTACGGAGATGATGTAACAACCCGGGGCCGGTTGAAATACCTTGATCAGTTTGGCGAAATAAAGATTGTAGCCAATGCCGAGTACCGCTATAAATTGGCCGACAACTTTTTTGGTTCGAAATTAAAAGGCGCGTTTTTTATGGATATGGGTAATATTTGGCGCTTGCATAAAGAAGTGGATAACCCTAACGGCGAGTTTAAGCTGAATAATCTGTGGCAATCAACAGCTATTGGAATTGGCACCGGCTTAAGGTTCGATCTGAGTTTCTTTGTTTTCAGGTTAGATGCCGCCTTTAAGTTTAAAGACCCACAGTTTAGCGGATCAGACCAGTGGGTAATATTTAAGCATGCAAACGAATTATTCAGGAGCGGCGATTTTAAACGCGAGTATCTTAGAGCCAACAGCACCGGTGTAGATAGCAAAGGCAATATAGTTGGCGATAGCTATAACTTTATGCAGCTTAACTTTGGCATAGGGTTGCCGTTCTAA
- the hppD gene encoding 4-hydroxyphenylpyruvate dioxygenase — translation METLTIDKKPITTDFLPLNGTDYVEFYVGNAKQAAHYYKTAFGFQDLAYAGPETGVRDRASYVLQQGKIRLVLTTPLHSDHPIAEHIKKHGDGVKVLALWVDDAYDAFEQTTRRGAEPYQQPQTITDEYGEVRTSGIKLYGETVHLFIERKNYNGPFLPGYKALQTTYQPPVAGLLYVDHCVGNVGWHKMDEWVNFYEDIMGFRNILTFDDKMISTEYSALMSKVMSNGNGYVKFPINEPAEGKKKSQIEEYLEFYEGEGVQHLALATADIVQTVTDLQNRGVEFLTVPTIYYDELTARVGHIDEDLEPLKKLGILVDRDDEGYLLQIFTKPVEDRPTLFFEIIQRKGAKSFGAGNFKALFEAIEREQELRGNL, via the coding sequence ATGGAAACATTAACAATAGATAAAAAACCAATTACAACAGATTTTTTGCCGCTTAACGGTACTGATTATGTTGAATTTTATGTGGGTAACGCCAAACAGGCCGCCCATTATTATAAAACCGCTTTCGGCTTTCAGGACCTTGCATATGCCGGGCCGGAAACGGGCGTACGCGACCGTGCATCGTACGTGCTGCAACAGGGCAAGATACGTTTGGTATTAACTACTCCCCTGCACTCGGACCATCCCATTGCAGAGCATATTAAAAAGCACGGCGATGGCGTAAAAGTATTGGCCCTTTGGGTTGATGATGCTTACGATGCCTTTGAGCAAACCACCCGCCGTGGTGCCGAACCCTACCAGCAACCCCAAACTATTACCGACGAGTATGGCGAGGTACGCACCAGCGGCATTAAACTTTATGGCGAAACTGTGCACTTGTTTATCGAGCGTAAAAATTATAACGGCCCGTTTTTGCCTGGTTACAAAGCTTTGCAAACAACTTATCAGCCGCCTGTAGCGGGCCTGCTGTATGTAGACCACTGTGTAGGCAACGTGGGCTGGCATAAAATGGACGAATGGGTTAATTTTTATGAGGATATTATGGGTTTCCGTAACATCCTTACGTTTGATGATAAGATGATATCTACCGAGTATTCGGCGCTGATGAGTAAGGTAATGAGCAATGGCAACGGCTATGTAAAGTTCCCGATAAACGAACCTGCCGAGGGTAAAAAGAAAAGCCAGATAGAGGAATACCTGGAGTTTTACGAAGGCGAGGGCGTACAGCATTTAGCTTTAGCCACAGCCGATATTGTACAAACCGTAACCGACCTGCAAAACCGCGGTGTAGAGTTTTTAACCGTACCCACCATTTATTACGACGAACTTACCGCACGCGTAGGCCATATTGATGAAGACCTGGAACCGCTAAAAAAACTGGGCATATTGGTAGATCGTGATGACGAGGGCTACCTGCTGCAAATATTTACCAAACCGGTTGAAGACAGGCCTACACTGTTCTTCGAGATCATTCAGCGTAAGGGCGCCAAATCTTTCGGTGCGGGCAACTTTAAAGCCTTGTTTGAGGCAATTGAGCGGGAACAGGAATTGAGGGGAAACCTATAA